A stretch of the Polaribacter pacificus genome encodes the following:
- a CDS encoding acyl transferase — MQEQIFNIQTAKDFQTCALQVFKHQFAHNKVYRSFCDLLYIHPSDVKELAQIPFLPIEFFKSKKVLSSLDEVEEVFTSSGTTGAITSKHYITDVEYYKQSYLHGFHRFYSDIKDYAVLALLPNYLERKGSSLVYMVHDLILKSENEHSGFYLNNLEELAQKLKVLDQAGTKVLLIGVSFALLDLIEQQQFQLKNTLVMETGGMKGRRKEMIRKELHQVLQDGFGVKTIHSEYGMTELLSQAYSKGNGIFACPPWMHILIRDTEDPLSIMPTGVSGGINIIDLANYNSCSFIATQDLGKVFKDDTFEVIGRFDNSDIRGCNLMVL; from the coding sequence ATGCAAGAACAGATTTTTAACATACAAACAGCTAAAGATTTTCAGACCTGTGCGCTTCAAGTTTTTAAGCATCAATTTGCTCATAACAAAGTGTATCGTTCTTTTTGTGATTTGTTGTACATCCATCCAAGTGATGTTAAAGAGCTAGCACAAATTCCTTTTTTGCCTATTGAATTTTTTAAAAGCAAAAAAGTGCTTTCTTCTTTAGATGAAGTTGAAGAGGTTTTTACCAGTTCTGGAACTACCGGAGCCATAACAAGCAAGCACTACATTACAGATGTCGAGTATTATAAACAAAGTTACCTTCATGGCTTTCACCGTTTTTATAGCGATATCAAAGACTATGCGGTATTGGCTTTGTTGCCAAACTATTTAGAAAGAAAAGGCTCCTCGTTGGTGTATATGGTTCATGATTTGATTTTGAAATCAGAAAATGAGCACAGCGGTTTTTACCTAAACAATTTGGAAGAACTTGCTCAAAAACTGAAAGTATTAGACCAGGCAGGTACTAAAGTTTTGTTGATTGGGGTTTCCTTTGCATTGCTTGATCTGATAGAACAACAGCAGTTTCAGCTAAAGAATACCTTAGTTATGGAGACTGGTGGCATGAAAGGGAGAAGAAAAGAAATGATACGAAAAGAACTGCACCAAGTATTACAAGATGGCTTTGGAGTGAAGACCATACACTCTGAATATGGCATGACTGAGTTGCTTAGCCAAGCCTACTCAAAGGGCAATGGTATTTTTGCCTGTCCACCTTGGATGCATATTTTAATCCGAGATACAGAAGATCCTTTAAGCATTATGCCAACAGGAGTATCAGGAGGGATTAATATCATAGATTTGGCCAATTATAATTCCTGTTCTTTTATTGCCACGCAAGATTTAGGAAAAGTCTTTAAAGATGATACTTTTGAGGTGATAGGTCGTTTTGATAATTCAGATATTCGAGGCTGTAATTTAATGGTCTTGTAA